In Plasmodium vinckei vinckei genome assembly, chromosome: PVVCY_13, a single genomic region encodes these proteins:
- a CDS encoding 40S ribosomal protein S5, putative, with translation MEDRGGFSRGFGRGARGARGVRGRGRGRGRGSAEDDLKNWVPVTKLGRLVKEGKISSIEEIYLHSLPIKEYQIIDYFFQPNECAHPLKDDVVKIMPVQKQTRAGQRTRFKAFVAIGDGNGHCGLGVKCAKEVATAIRGAIIAAKLSLIPVRRGYWGNKIGDPHTVPMKVSGKCGSVRIRLIPAPRGTQIVGAPTTKKMLNFAGIKDCFSSSCGKTKTRGNFLRAIFNALSKTYGYLTPDLWKVTKFDKSPYEEWSDFLETYQNVKGIKTII, from the exons aGGACGAGGCTCAGCAGAagatgatttaaaaaactgGGTACCAGTAACAAAATTAGGAAGATTAGTAAAAGAAGGAAAAATATCATCAAttgaagaaatatatttacattcaTTACCAATTAAAGAATATCAAATtattgattatttttttcaaccaAATGAATGTGCACACCCATTAAAAGATGACgttgtaaaaattatgcCTGTACAAAAACAAACTCGTGCAGGTCAAAGAACAAGATTTAAAGCTTTTGTAGCAATTGGTGACGGAAATGGACATTGTGGTTTAGGAGTCAAATGTGCAAAGGAAGTTGCCACAGCTATAAGAGGAGCAATTATTGCAGCAAAACTTTCTTTAATCCCAGTAAGAAGAGGATATTGGGGTAACAAAATCGGAGACCCACACACAGTACCAATGAAAGTCTCAGGAAAATGTGGTAGTGTTCGTATTCGTTTAATTCCTGCCCCAAGAGGTACACAAATTGTCGGTGCACcaacaacaaaaaaaatgttaaactTTGCCGGAATTAAAGATTGCTTTTCATCATCTTGTGGAAAAACCAAAACCAGAGGAAACTTTCTAAGG GCCATTTTCAATGCTTTGAGCAAAACATACGGATATTTAACCCCAGACTTGTGGAAAGTAACCAAATTCGACAAATCCCCATACGAGGAATGGTCCGATTTTCTTGAAACATATCAAAACGTAAAAGGaattaaaacaataatttaa
- a CDS encoding mitochondrial ribosomal protein S14 precursor, putative, whose protein sequence is MAARDPGPYLNQVPLGFPSYNINVYRDILARRAFMESEVNTRIYKNIFENLGFKGHIRINNKVGINRIRMRCIQGGYSRGIYKFTRMAKMAFFQTAREGWLKKYGYRPDLFR, encoded by the exons ATGGCAGCACGAGACCCAGGGCCATATTTAAACCAAGTACCTTTAGGATTCCCAAGTTATAACATAAATGTTTATAGAGATATTTTAGCAAGAAGAGCTTTTATGGAATCCGAAGTAAATACtagaatttataaaaacattttcgAAAATTTAGGATTTAAAGGACATATAAGAATAAACAATAAA gTAGGAATTAATCGAATACGTATGAGATGTATACAAGGCGGATATTCACGAggaatttataaatttactAGGATGGCAAAAATGGCTTTTTTTCAAACAGCTAGAGAAGGAtggttaaaaaaatatggttATAGACCTGACTTGTTCAggtaa